In Cryptomeria japonica chromosome 10, Sugi_1.0, whole genome shotgun sequence, a genomic segment contains:
- the LOC131042809 gene encoding NAC domain-containing protein 7, translating to MNTVSRVPPGFRFHPTDEELVDYYLRKKVASKRIDLDVIRDIDLYKIEPWDLQEKCKIGSEEQTEWYFFSHKDKKYPTGTRTNRATAAGFWKATGRDKAIYSKLHLIGMRKTLVFYKGRAPNGQKSDWIMHEYRLETNENGTPQEEGWVVCRVFKKRITTQRKGNDHDSGCWYEDQVNLLPELDSPNKYSQGGDHMGYQHPFTCKQELEIQYHMPHDPFLQLPQLESPKIACNASSSKRPECPIPYNNHGIETGSMEGHANAHSDQQLNNTYNEEQVTDWRVLDKFVASQLSQEDHGSKDNRFSNDTIYPMPDMTLLLRQSNEKQQQQQQQTDYPSNSNCDDLWAFAGK from the exons ATGAACACAGTATCCCGCGTGCCTCCAGGTTTCAGATTCCACCCCACCGATGAAGAGCTGGTAGATTATTATCTCAGGAAGAAAGTTGCTTCGAAAAGGATTGACTTGGACGTTATCAGGGATATCGATCTGTACAAAATTGAGCCTTGGGATCTCCAAG AGAAATGTAAGATAGGATCCGAGGAACAAACAGAGTGGTACTTCTTCAGCCACAAGGACAAAAAATACCCAACAGGAACTCGCACAAACAGAGCCACAGCAGCTGGGTTCTGGAAGGCCACAGGCAGGGACAAGGCTATATATTCGAAGCTTCATCTCATTGGAATGAGAAAGACTTTAGTCTTCTACAAAGGGCGTGCTCCCAATGGACAAAAATCAGACTGGATCATGCATGAATACAGACTTGAGACAAATGAAAATGGCACTCCTCAG GAGGAGGGATGGGTTGTTTGCCGTGTGTTCAAGAAGAGAATTACAACTCAGAGAAAAGGAAATGATCATGATTCTGGTTGCTGGTATGAAGATCAGGTTAACTTGCTTCCTGAATTAGATTCACCAAATAAATATTCACAAGGTGGAGATCATATGGGATATCAGCATCCCTTCACCTGTAAACAGGAGCTTGAGATCCAATACCATATGCCTCATGATCCCTTCCTTCAGCTTCCCCAGCTGGAAAGCCCAAAAATAGCCTGCAATGCATCCTCCAGTAAAAGACCAGAGTGCCCAATACCATATAATAATCATGGAATAGAAACAGGTAGCATGGAAGGCCATGCCAATGCTCACTCAGACCAACAACTTAATAATACATACAATGAAGAGCAGGTGACTGACTGGAGAGTTTTGGATAAATTTGTTGCTTCACAATTAAGCCAGGAGGATCATGGGTCCAAAGATAATAGGTTTTCTAATGATACAATTTACCCAATGCCTGATATGACTCTGCTTCTGAGACAGTCTAATGAGAAGCAGCAGCAGCAGCAACAACAAACAGATTATCCTTCAAACTCCAACTGTGATGATCTCTGGGCCTTTGCAGGAAAATAG